The following proteins come from a genomic window of Ilumatobacter coccineus YM16-304:
- a CDS encoding aromatic ring-hydroxylating oxygenase subunit alpha, which yields MTVTEHNDSSAPGAAREIGPSLYDQLRADPAPPPAPLLEESYEFRGDDDIPWTVYTSESYAEAEYEKMWARTWQWACHVDHIPEAGDYYVYDVGPHSALIVRGDDLQIRAFYNACMHRGTQLKPPGSCGFSNTLRCPFHGWTWELDGDIKEIPAKWDFPHVGEETHRLPELSVDAWGGFVWVNFDPQAEPLHDYLGVLPEHWADWGLEDRYIDTHVRKRLPCNWKAAAEAFLEAYHVRETHASGQLGDEVTTAYDVFEPNVSRFIHTTGLNSPLRNPPRTEQELMDRLVVRRGADPVTLDEGERARDRHARMVQEQMSKAHGLDYSGLSQAMTLDSIEYFVFPNTFLFPGLQLPMVYRFRPDPDSIDHSYFDLLMMRPRPVDGPAPMPPEVIELDIDDSYTIAEGLGGLGRVYDQDTANMAAQTRGFRSSNKRGQTLGNYQEVRARHLQERVRDHVGAYPDA from the coding sequence ATGACCGTCACCGAGCACAACGACAGCAGCGCACCCGGCGCGGCGCGAGAGATCGGGCCGTCGCTCTACGACCAACTGCGCGCCGATCCGGCCCCGCCGCCCGCACCGCTCCTCGAGGAGTCGTACGAGTTCCGCGGTGACGACGACATCCCCTGGACCGTCTACACATCGGAGTCGTACGCCGAGGCCGAGTACGAGAAGATGTGGGCGCGCACCTGGCAATGGGCGTGTCACGTCGACCACATCCCCGAAGCGGGCGACTACTACGTGTACGACGTCGGGCCGCACTCCGCACTGATCGTGCGGGGCGACGACCTCCAGATCCGTGCCTTCTACAACGCGTGCATGCACCGCGGCACGCAGCTCAAGCCGCCGGGGTCGTGCGGGTTCAGCAACACGCTCCGGTGCCCGTTCCACGGGTGGACGTGGGAGCTCGACGGCGACATCAAGGAGATCCCGGCGAAGTGGGACTTCCCGCACGTCGGCGAGGAGACGCATCGCCTGCCCGAGTTGTCGGTCGACGCGTGGGGTGGATTCGTCTGGGTCAACTTCGACCCGCAGGCCGAGCCGCTGCACGACTACCTCGGCGTGCTGCCCGAGCACTGGGCCGACTGGGGGCTCGAAGATCGCTACATCGACACGCACGTGCGCAAGCGCCTGCCGTGCAACTGGAAGGCCGCGGCCGAGGCGTTTCTCGAGGCGTACCACGTGCGCGAGACGCACGCGTCCGGCCAACTCGGCGACGAGGTCACCACGGCGTACGACGTGTTCGAACCCAACGTGTCTCGCTTCATCCACACCACCGGGCTCAACAGCCCGCTGCGCAACCCGCCGCGCACCGAACAGGAGTTGATGGACCGACTCGTCGTGCGGCGCGGCGCCGATCCGGTCACCCTCGACGAGGGCGAGCGGGCGCGCGACCGGCACGCGCGGATGGTGCAGGAGCAGATGAGCAAGGCGCACGGACTTGACTACTCCGGGTTGAGCCAGGCGATGACGCTCGACTCGATCGAGTACTTCGTCTTCCCCAACACGTTCCTGTTCCCCGGCCTGCAGTTGCCGATGGTCTACCGATTCCGGCCCGACCCTGACTCGATCGATCACAGCTACTTCGACCTGCTGATGATGCGGCCGCGACCGGTCGACGGTCCGGCACCGATGCCACCCGAGGTGATCGAACTCGACATCGACGACAGCTACACGATCGCCGAAGGGCTCGGCGGCCTGGGACGCGTGTACGACCAGGACACTGCGAACATGGCCGCGCAGACTCGGGGTTTCCGGTCGAGCAACAAGCGCGGGCAGACGCTGGGCAACTATCAAGAGGTGCGGGCGCGACACCTGCAAGAGCGCGTGCGCGACCACGTGGGCGCCTACCCAGACGCCTGA
- a CDS encoding TetR/AcrR family transcriptional regulator, with amino-acid sequence MAAGDTGEQPSRSEHSTRTDHTTRTERPPHGHEPPARSSTATRSDLGRPRTSQRTPDETRGRLISAAIDVFLDVGYQRASIKEIATRAGVTSGTIYRHFDNKAHLLSVAIDTALSTMRTRRNDPGTSPWSPIRDVVADYTNPQLGPLRGIAVLMHDAAVHDDETREQLVDLQSTAHAQLTEQIGAAIERDDLPDDLDPAHAASLLVVVAMGLSHLEVLQPGLIGDTAFAEYVEAAIVAGISSPRLRDRSPESETTNKTEAETESGTEVGSETEADTGT; translated from the coding sequence ATGGCAGCGGGCGACACGGGAGAGCAACCCTCCCGCTCCGAGCACTCCACTCGCACCGACCACACCACTCGCACCGAACGCCCACCGCACGGCCACGAGCCGCCCGCACGATCGTCGACGGCCACGCGCTCCGACCTCGGTCGGCCCCGAACGTCGCAGCGCACTCCCGACGAGACCCGCGGCCGCCTGATCAGCGCCGCGATCGACGTGTTCCTCGACGTCGGCTACCAGCGCGCCTCCATCAAGGAGATCGCCACCCGCGCCGGCGTCACGAGCGGCACGATCTACCGACACTTCGACAACAAGGCCCACCTGTTGAGCGTCGCGATCGACACCGCGCTCTCGACGATGCGCACCCGACGCAACGATCCCGGCACCTCGCCGTGGTCACCGATCCGCGACGTGGTCGCCGACTACACCAACCCACAACTCGGGCCGCTGCGCGGGATCGCCGTGTTGATGCACGACGCGGCCGTCCACGACGACGAGACCCGCGAGCAACTGGTCGACCTGCAGTCGACCGCACACGCGCAGCTCACCGAACAGATCGGCGCCGCGATCGAGCGTGACGACCTGCCCGACGATCTCGACCCGGCACACGCGGCGAGCCTGCTCGTCGTGGTCGCCATGGGGCTGTCGCACCTCGAAGTGCTGCAGCCCGGCCTCATCGGCGACACCGCGTTCGCCGAATACGTCGAAGCCGCGATCGTGGCCGGCATCTCGTCGCCCCGACTCCGCGACCGCTCCCCCGAGTCCGAGACCACGAACAAGACCGAGGCCGAGACCGAGTCCGGGACCGAGGTCGGGTCCGAGACCGAGGCCGACACCGGGACCTGA
- a CDS encoding carotenoid oxygenase family protein — translation MPTESLAPTDALPWHLRNNWAPVLDERTDLDLRVEGVIPPELQGTYVRTGPNPASGESDHWFFGDGMLHGVRLANGKAEWYRNRFIQTPNITDPLDDPMGGFGDLTRGTGNTHVMAHNKQLLCLEEGHWPWMVDGELNTLGYQNYGGALTCSMTAHPKICPVTGELLAFSYTSPEPPYLNYIRISADGQLLQLEGIDIPNMVMMHDFNVTQHHVVFMDLPVCLNLGALESGVPFQFDRDAGARLGVMPRNGTNADVRWFEIDPCYVFHPVNAHEDGNKIVLHVSRQREAFGASNDDYTEVGRLWKWTIDLDAGVVTEEQVDDRPGDFGRVNDRMVGLDAQYGYVMAMAGEGNAEEPVYGSALWKYDLRSGACVEHHLGTGVRGAEPVFAPADGNGGEAGDEDAGWVISLVHDTNSDESRLVIIDAQDFSAAPVATVHLPRRIPYGAHGSWVPDTALS, via the coding sequence ATGCCGACCGAATCGCTCGCACCGACCGACGCGCTGCCCTGGCACCTTCGGAACAACTGGGCGCCCGTGCTCGACGAGCGCACCGATCTCGACCTCCGTGTCGAGGGCGTGATCCCACCCGAGCTGCAGGGCACCTACGTCCGCACCGGCCCGAACCCAGCGTCGGGCGAATCCGACCACTGGTTCTTCGGCGACGGCATGTTGCACGGCGTCCGCCTCGCGAACGGCAAGGCCGAGTGGTATCGCAACCGTTTCATCCAGACGCCCAACATCACCGACCCGCTCGACGATCCGATGGGCGGCTTCGGCGACCTCACGCGCGGCACGGGCAACACACACGTCATGGCGCACAACAAGCAGCTGCTGTGCCTGGAGGAAGGGCACTGGCCGTGGATGGTCGACGGCGAACTCAACACGCTCGGCTACCAGAACTACGGCGGCGCGCTCACCTGCTCGATGACCGCGCACCCCAAGATCTGCCCCGTCACCGGTGAACTGCTCGCGTTCAGCTACACCAGCCCCGAGCCGCCATACCTCAACTACATCCGGATCAGCGCCGACGGCCAACTGCTGCAACTCGAGGGCATCGACATTCCGAACATGGTGATGATGCACGACTTCAACGTCACGCAACACCACGTGGTCTTCATGGACCTGCCGGTGTGCCTCAACCTCGGTGCGCTCGAGTCCGGCGTGCCGTTCCAGTTCGACCGCGACGCGGGCGCCCGCCTCGGGGTGATGCCCCGCAACGGCACCAACGCCGACGTGCGCTGGTTCGAGATCGACCCGTGCTACGTGTTCCACCCCGTCAACGCACACGAAGACGGCAACAAGATCGTGCTCCACGTCTCGCGCCAGCGCGAGGCATTCGGCGCGAGCAACGACGACTACACCGAGGTCGGCCGCCTGTGGAAGTGGACGATCGATCTCGACGCCGGCGTGGTGACCGAAGAACAGGTCGACGACCGCCCCGGCGACTTCGGTCGAGTCAACGACCGGATGGTCGGGCTCGACGCGCAGTACGGCTACGTCATGGCAATGGCCGGTGAAGGCAACGCCGAGGAGCCGGTCTACGGGTCGGCGCTGTGGAAGTACGACCTGCGCAGCGGCGCGTGCGTCGAGCATCACCTCGGCACCGGCGTACGCGGCGCGGAGCCGGTGTTCGCTCCCGCCGACGGGAATGGCGGCGAAGCTGGTGACGAAGACGCCGGCTGGGTCATCAGCCTCGTCCACGACACGAACTCCGACGAGTCCCGACTCGTGATCATCGACGCGCAGGACTTCTCCGCCGCACCGGTCGCCACCGTCCATCTCCCCCGGCGCATTCCGTACGGCGCACACGGCAGCTGGGTGCCCGACACCGCCCTGAGCTGA
- a CDS encoding pyridoxamine 5'-phosphate oxidase family protein, with translation MTARWRRSAPGRYIDLEWRNGDIYLEDGPDDWPRRGHEGVGGTFSLHEIRRRGEEWFEGYDGLYDDLLDDLAPQLQAIETRHGVVVTLSNDLVPLPTPCRFAFAGSKVYVYPSTAEPIEHLTAAPDASLLITAPDAGPAGAHRFAWARIQGAASVVDDPEWELDRVAELLAEKYGDDASTVVPTIRIDIAEWTTHVPDVSP, from the coding sequence ATGACAGCCAGATGGCGCCGTTCCGCTCCCGGCCGGTACATCGACCTGGAGTGGCGCAACGGCGACATCTACCTCGAAGACGGGCCCGACGACTGGCCGCGGCGCGGCCACGAAGGCGTCGGCGGAACCTTCTCGCTGCACGAGATCCGCCGTCGCGGCGAAGAATGGTTCGAGGGGTACGACGGCCTCTACGACGACCTGCTCGACGACCTCGCTCCGCAACTCCAAGCGATCGAGACGCGCCACGGCGTCGTCGTCACGCTGAGCAACGATCTGGTGCCGCTCCCGACTCCCTGCCGCTTCGCGTTCGCTGGCTCCAAGGTCTACGTGTACCCGAGCACCGCCGAACCGATCGAGCACCTGACAGCCGCACCCGACGCGAGCCTGCTGATCACCGCACCCGACGCCGGGCCTGCTGGCGCCCACAGGTTCGCGTGGGCGCGCATCCAGGGCGCGGCGTCGGTGGTCGACGACCCCGAATGGGAACTCGACCGAGTGGCCGAACTGCTGGCCGAGAAGTACGGCGACGACGCATCGACAGTTGTCCCGACCATCCGCATCGACATCGCCGAATGGACGACCCACGTCCCGGATGTTTCCCCCTGA
- a CDS encoding MBL fold metallo-hydrolase, with protein sequence MNVITIETASLGDRSYIVHDGSVALVVDPQRDIDRVLAHAADAGVEITHVAETHVHNDYVSGGLTLARVTGATYLHAAAEPLRFDYHEVADGDVVDVGSMRVEVRHTPGHTPHHLSYIVTTDGTPPAAFTGGSMLYGTVGRTDLIGPESTDELAHAQYRSVHALADTLPDDTMIYPTHGFGSFCASVSSDEESDGTLGTERHANIALTASDEDAFVRDLVAGLDAFPKYYAQMGPLNTAGATAIDLSPPAEVDPVELARRIHRGEWVVDLRKRRDFAESHLAGTIGIELADGFSTYLGWLLPWGMPVTLLADTRDEITEAQQQLARIGIDRPTGAADGGIGSWSPDADRSSFGVVTFADLRDLDEPTVLDTRRNGEYADSHLRGATHIPLHELLSRLDEVPDGVVYVHCKSGYRASIATSLLDRAGHDVVLIDDSFDNATDSGIAVD encoded by the coding sequence ATGAACGTCATCACCATCGAAACCGCATCGCTGGGCGACCGGTCGTACATCGTCCACGACGGCAGCGTCGCACTCGTCGTCGACCCGCAACGCGACATCGATCGCGTGCTCGCGCACGCCGCAGACGCAGGCGTCGAGATCACCCACGTCGCAGAGACGCACGTGCACAACGACTACGTCAGCGGTGGGCTGACCCTCGCTCGCGTCACCGGTGCGACCTACCTCCACGCTGCCGCCGAGCCGCTCCGGTTCGACTATCACGAGGTGGCCGACGGTGACGTCGTCGACGTCGGGTCGATGCGCGTCGAGGTTCGCCACACGCCAGGCCACACCCCGCACCATCTCTCGTACATCGTCACCACCGACGGCACGCCGCCCGCCGCGTTCACCGGCGGGTCGATGCTCTACGGCACCGTCGGCCGCACCGACCTGATCGGACCGGAGTCGACCGACGAACTCGCACACGCGCAGTACCGGTCGGTGCACGCCCTCGCCGACACGCTCCCGGACGACACCATGATCTACCCGACGCACGGGTTCGGCAGCTTCTGCGCCTCGGTGTCGAGCGACGAGGAATCCGACGGCACCCTCGGCACCGAACGACACGCCAACATCGCGCTCACCGCATCCGACGAGGACGCCTTCGTGCGCGATCTCGTCGCCGGACTCGACGCGTTCCCGAAGTACTACGCGCAGATGGGTCCGCTCAACACCGCCGGCGCCACGGCGATCGACCTGTCGCCACCGGCCGAGGTCGACCCGGTCGAACTGGCCCGCCGCATCCACCGCGGCGAGTGGGTCGTCGACCTCCGGAAGCGACGTGACTTCGCCGAGTCGCACCTCGCCGGCACGATCGGCATCGAACTCGCCGACGGCTTCTCGACCTACCTCGGCTGGCTGCTCCCCTGGGGCATGCCCGTCACGCTCCTGGCCGACACCCGCGACGAGATCACCGAAGCGCAGCAGCAGCTCGCCCGCATCGGCATCGACCGACCGACCGGCGCAGCCGACGGTGGCATCGGCTCGTGGTCACCCGACGCCGACCGGAGCTCGTTCGGCGTCGTCACGTTCGCCGACCTCCGCGACCTCGACGAGCCGACCGTGCTCGACACACGTCGCAACGGCGAGTACGCCGACAGCCACCTGCGAGGTGCAACACACATCCCGCTGCACGAACTTCTCAGTCGACTCGACGAGGTCCCCGACGGCGTGGTGTACGTCCACTGCAAGAGCGGCTACCGCGCCAGCATCGCCACCTCGCTCCTCGACCGCGCCGGACACGACGTCGTGCTGATCGACGACAGCTTCGACAACGCGACCGACTCCGGCATCGCCGTCGACTGA